A stretch of DNA from Xiphophorus maculatus strain JP 163 A chromosome 8, X_maculatus-5.0-male, whole genome shotgun sequence:
CGGTAAGGTTAGTAAAACTCCTCGGCTCTTGTTTTGACTCCTCTCTAATCTCTCTAATTGGTATTTGGGGTCCAAAGACCCCTGAGAGCTGCCGGATCTTTTGAAGTAAAAGTGTCGTGATGTGACAGGGTCAGAAGAAAAAGGGCCTTGCGAATCGCTGGACGGGTTTTGTTTCTTGTGCTCCGTCCTGCTGCTCTCGGCCCTCAGGACCCAAACCGGTCCAAGCGGGCTTCACCTACAGCGCCGCTAACCTTGGAGATTGTTCACTCGGCATCCCTCGGTTGCTCTTTTCCCAAATCCTCGGGGTTGGCGTTCTAATCGAGAAGGAGGAAATACCCTTCAGCAAATCCTGGAGGCACTTCTGCGTGTTTTCGCTTGTTCAAATTGGGCAGTAGAGGAAacggttgtaaaaaaaaaaaaaaaaaaaaatccccacaaaactaaaaaaaaaaaaaatataggaGTAAAGTTTACTTTTCACATAACTTGCCCTCAACTACTTTaccatccatccgtctgtctgtctgtaaaacagctcaagctccATGTCCCACCACCTGTGTCCACACTGTTGATTATTCACATCCTGACTGATAAATTGTAAAAGTAGCTGAAATTGTTTGACACTGTGCTAAATAGACCTGTACAGCCAAATATCACGTAGGGAGTTCCTCAAGGTTGTAACCTCGGGACCCTTCTCATAACATCTTTGTGACTACCCCTaaaaaccccccccccaaaaaaacatttccatttgctCTTGCCTACTTTTAAAATTGGTCATTTTTCattgagaaatgaaaaataagaaaatacttattcttatttttgaaacgttttcattttaatctgtttgacatgttttttcttgtatgttgtttttaacttctttgTACAATCACTTTGAATTGTCTCTGGCTGAAAGGTGCTAAGTAAATAAAGTCGCCTTGCCTCTTCCGTATATTACATTGCTGTGTCACCAACTTACCATAGTCCACCTCTGACTCTGCAACAACTTTCACATTGGATAGAAAtaattgttgttgttgctatCAATGCAAATTTGACTCAGTAAGGCTAAAGacaactaactaactaactaactaactaactaactaactaactaactaactaactaactaactaactaactaactaactaactaactccGCATCGTTTCAGGAGCAAGTCAGTGTGAGTAACTTGCGTCACAGACCACAATAGGTGACGATTGACTCGCAGCGGACCAATCAGCCGCGGTTGTTCCTAAACGAAGTCAACGCTGTAGCTGCAACTCCCGCATTAGAGACTTGGAGGCTGGAGCTACTGTGGGTCAGCGGGCCGTCTTTGGAAAGCAAAACTCGAGATAAGTGTTCCGGAATCGTCGTGCTGATCTAGACCTggacaattattattattttttcgtCCCCAGTGTATTCCCGAAAACGGgaccccccccacccctccttttttttcttttaaattactgAACCGAAACTAAGGATATGCTTCATGCTTCAACTTTGAAAGCTTCCCAACCTGAAATATGGTTCTAACTGTGCAGCTTTGCACTTTATTGCGGCGCCTCGCTGCCGTTAAGCCACCGGCTGTGACGGGATGAGAAGCGATCCGCCTTATTCTGGGTAGACTTTACGATGGAGACGTTCTTATGCAGTTAGTTTTACACGCTTGGACGAAATCAAGCTGTTGCCATCATTAATGGAGCGGGTTCTACTTCTGATATGCTGCGAGTTGATCATAGCCATCGGTTCCTGTGGCGGATCTCCGAACCATAACCATCGCCCCGTGTGCTGGAAAGCCATCCTCGGATGTCAGGGAGAAGCCGAGTGCCGTTACGCGTACGACCAGTACCTCCACGCCTGCGCGTCCGTTATCAGCGGCGTGCGCAGGAAGTGTCCCAGCCACTGCATCTCATCTCTCATCCAGCTCAACCTGACCCGGCACGGCCCGGATCTGGAGGACTGCGACTGCGCCGCGGACCCGGTGTGCCGGAGCACCCAGCGAGCCATCGACCCTTGCATGCCGCGGACCAGCACCATGGGCTGCACCGAGGCGCGGCTGCAGTGCGAGACGGACCCGGCGTGCAGCTCGGCGATGGCGGATTACCTGCTCCACTGCCGGAAGCTTTTTGGGGGCCAGAGGTGCTCGGAGAGCTGCCGCAAAATGATCGCCAAAATGCGCTCCATGCCGAGGGCGCAGCAGCTCGACGCCTGCGTCTGCGACGGCACCGACAGGAACATCTGCGAGTACATCAAGGAGAGGATGAAGACTCTGTGCGCGGAGTCCGGCGACAGGTTCGCGGGCAGCGGATTCGGGGACTCCGAGGAGGACACGGAGGAAGATGATATTTACCAGGATTATTATGTGGAGAACTCCGGCAGCTCTCCAGCTTATCAAACACATCTGAAAACTTTGACCTTCATGATGGCTGTCGCAGGATTCATCTGAAGGACTGTTAtctgttacagtttttctttttttaaattatgtggtAAAATGACATTAGACCATGGCCAGTCCAAGGAATATGGGGGCCCTGAGTGGAACTCCATTTGGGATCCCCAGTGCAGCTAACCCCACATACCCTAGAAAGGTAGGGAGGAAGGCAGAGTTTATAGTTAAAGGGGTAAAGGTCACCGAAATGCAACTCCAGTTCAGacacaggcagaaaaaaaaagaatcttgcATTAAATATGATCCAGTTAACGGTACTTTTAAGCTACAAACGATATCATTTGGAATGCAGAAATGTTGTTCATACAAttgaatcagattttaaaagtaGATAAAATTCATGGTTTTGAGTTGCTAACAGTAGTTAGCACCAAAGTTAGTAGCAATTTCAATTTAGCATACTCCGAGTGTTACTTTACAAAGGGTGATAAAGGTCATATTCATTGTATTCTGTGCAATAAGAGCGTTTACCTAAATACTACTAAAGTCAGCAGCAGTTTATTCTATACTTTTGACTCAATCTAATTGTAAGATTGAAAATAGTAATAAAGAAATGCCACAGGTGAAACAGTTAAATGTGTAATAATCAGGatgctaaattatttttgcagcgGCTGAAATAATAAttgctttttctgctttaaataaaagtgatatcTTGTTGTACATTTTGTACAACCTGTGgcgtttttattttacttttgagaGTAAAGTCCAATTCTCTTAGGACCTCCAGGCCAGCAGAGGGCCCTAAGCGGTCAAAACGTTTGCTTGTACCTTGGGCTTTCTCTGAAGTATCATCTGAAAATTAGACTTAAGAGCATTTTTTATGCCCGCGTGTTAAACTGCACACTTTACATCAGTGTATATTTTGTTGAAACGACacaatatcattaaaaaaaaaggttttataagagtttttttatatatatatatatatatatgaacgAGTTGCACTGTATAGCAAGGTGAGAACCACCTTTGTACAGCCGTGTGTGTTTCACAGATGAAGAAAGTTTGTGTTGTCTCTACGTGCCTAAAGTTCCAGAGTAAGCCGTCGCTTCCCTTTGAGAGAAACCAAAGTTACATGAGTTTCAACCCCAGGGCAGATTCTGACATCTGCTGTAGGAAGCTCTTAGACTGATGCACTTGTCTCTGTAAACATGGATGTTTGTAGAAGACAGAAGTGTTAATTCCAGACGATTGCATGTTCAAACAGACCAAAGAAAGGATAAATCACACTGCTGGGGGATTtggagccaaaaaaaaagagagaagtcGCTCGGTTGGCTAGTTTTGTCTTCACTGCCTGTTTGTTTTAAGACTTCAAATGCACAAAGCgtggacaaaaaatatatgcttGTAATTTGATGAGGGATTTTATGTACCTGTTAAGAACACAGACCCATGAATGTAAAACTATACTGaataaagtgattttaaatgtaatttctgcctcacacaagttattttttatggGAAGGAaagatttttgttctttattggAGCTGtgtgatcatttttaataacatttctgaGTAGCATTTTGTCAAAGTGGGGGCAAAATGTCCCCATGGCAAacgagacaaaacaaaaacaaagcagcaccCCCTGCTGGTAGATATATTTTGGTGTCATATAGCTATATTTCACTACAGTAGACTTTTTAcagtcattttaaatcatttgatATCAGCGAGTTCCAAATAAGTTCTATGAAATGACTAAAACTGCAGTAAGATGAAACAGCAAAAATGAGTAACAGCCCCTACtggtaaatattgtttattggaGTTTCAAGTCATGTTTTCCTGTGCAAAAGAtcagaagaacagaaacatttatcataatttttttaactgatttaaaaaaacaagatcaaTATACAAGACTGGTCCAATCTtgaaaattgtattaaaattcAATTTACAATGAAGATTGACCAAAACTATACAGGTGCTAAAAGGCCCAAAATAACCAGAATTTACTGGAGCTACATGACATTATTGTCagtgaagaaagaaacaagtgtgttttatttattttccaagcctattttctgttattaattTAAGTTTTCTCGGAAATATGGAACATTGTTGCTTGAacacatttacagctttttaGATTATAGTTTTGCAGACTTTTCAGACGTCTCCAACAGGCATGCCTGTGGTTCATGTGGAGCCAGCTCTCtgagatttctaaaaaaaaaaaaaagagagagaaaaactttgCCCCCTCCTTCACTTGTGATAATGGGTCTTAAAACCATCGGTGGCAGCTATTCTCCTTTGctagggggggaaaaaaaagatcttttctCCGACCCATTGGTCGGACGAAAAGTCGAGTGGCACCTCTTTTATGCAGATGCAAAACACACAATGGGGCAGCAGCACAATGTCGGGGCACTTCATTCACCCTGTTCCTCTGTCACCCTTCACATGGAGAGGGGGAAGAGAGAAGACAGCTGTCCCAATAGAAGACGGAGGAGGAGAGCAGAAGAGAAGAGAGTTCAGATCTGCTGATGCTCCATGCACAGCTTCTCGTTTGTTTTGGTTAACAGTTAGTTTAGCAGAATAATACTTAGAGGTCTTCCTCAGTTTAACACATAAGTGACGAAATAGTATTCCTACTTTGTTGTACAAAGTGACTTAAAACATCATAAGTTGTTGTGGGCTTAAATTTTTGTAAGGATTGCACGCTGCGTCACAATTTCTTGGTGTTTTCCTgcgacaaaacaaaacaaaacaggttttgttctaaTCTGGACATTAATACGTGCaatttatttggattatttttttttttttccaaattaactTTTGTTCACTCCATGTAGTGTTTTCAGAATGAGGATCAATTCTCACCCAACAGAATTCTAAGCCAAATCAATCAAAGAACAGGTCACACCGTCAGTTTCACTTCTAGTTTCAAGCATCCAGCATGTCGAGGTGAGCAAAGCATCCCATACTGCTATGTAGAAGTagataattatgtaaatatggGGTGATTACTGTGATATTTGAGTCATGATTTCATAGTGGTGGTGTACATATGTTCTGTGGGAGTGTTGCAGAACTCAagaaggtattttttttcttatgtaatgcagacataatcattttttgtgcttaaatgaacacattttcatataaaaaaaattaagcaaaaatgtttgcaaatgtttatcactgtaggttttgttgACAAGGTCCCTGCTTGAAAATACTGAGTTAGCACAAAGAGCTTTAAAAGAATTTCCGTCATCAAGTGATTTGACTGTATTTATTATGTTTGCGTTATGCACATTAAATGTGATGTATAATATTCACAATCATAACACCAACACAAGGCTTTGCTGTCTATTAATCTGTCAAAATCTCAAATAGTAGCCCAATATACATAGATCAAGTAGTTTCTAATTTaatacaaatcaaaataaaataaacaactaagtCTGTTGCACGGAAAACGCCGCTTAGTCGTGACAAGAGGATAAACTATTTGGTTACTGCATTACACGAGCTAATGCCAGC
This window harbors:
- the LOC102222463 gene encoding growth arrest-specific protein 1-like, which codes for MERVLLLICCELIIAIGSCGGSPNHNHRPVCWKAILGCQGEAECRYAYDQYLHACASVISGVRRKCPSHCISSLIQLNLTRHGPDLEDCDCAADPVCRSTQRAIDPCMPRTSTMGCTEARLQCETDPACSSAMADYLLHCRKLFGGQRCSESCRKMIAKMRSMPRAQQLDACVCDGTDRNICEYIKERMKTLCAESGDRFAGSGFGDSEEDTEEDDIYQDYYVENSGSSPAYQTHLKTLTFMMAVAGFI